The nucleotide sequence CTCTGTCGTTGGCTTTAATGCGCACGCGCTCCCATGCACGGCGATTGATTACAGCTTCGTTAATTGCAATTGCTATCCCTTTCTCGTCCGGTGAAATGTTTTGTTGGCGTAGAAATTCTACAACCGTCAGTTCCCGCTCAATTGGAAGCACTTTGCCGTTGAGTGTGATTTGATTTGTCATA is from [Chlorobium] sp. 445 and encodes:
- the thiS gene encoding thiamine biosynthesis protein ThiS, producing the protein MTNQITLNGKVLPIERELTVVEFLRQQNISPDEKGIAIAINEAVINRRAWERVRIKANDRVEIVHATQGG